A genomic region of Silurus meridionalis isolate SWU-2019-XX chromosome 7, ASM1480568v1, whole genome shotgun sequence contains the following coding sequences:
- the LOC124388717 gene encoding dynamin-binding protein isoform X3 yields the protein MNGQIAVGHPMGFAPVPWDFNRAPPRRGQSVEELVSDSWERERYIQMHMHFQQQQQLQQPVIYPQDIGPAPGYFENKAHLKQASGMHQTCWEYEDCDKIPYREGLPQRSKPFFYNTPEAVPQKWTGNHCFYEPEEDVNFTDHRGNRDHVRSLQTKENPSDVNQDRLGYWDRDEYYDERETYSRRSQDAYYDRDKKDYYDKKRGNYRERDYYNRRGSDYYDHKELDKYDRYNEKVSDNYDYYDRKDSLPRDYPDTRQRNKCRDVYRDTERFGHKEREFHDLRDADRYERKQKDQYNHKRVERIYSIEDEQERKKLNRYAYREKDSNDQRDNDQYEQRKEACSKYREKDIDDCRKVDFYKCREYPDVAYKEKDHYACQGDDQPDFMEKETYSSRKDARYRLDEKAQYDHREKGHYEHMEHGTRQDSWRKKDHYHKDADRYYFRDKSKRENRTDDCYDKVDNYFEEREWEYDQYEQKHRRYGKIPTEGYSSDCDRWRRIKEWNRDVYHAQTVREKYVSSYEDPVIYNQPEYEDTKSGARFDPDSGRLGIEKQDLKKQKAHYVGSLDRNSFYRRTAPSSLRKCEFATKRKEKQEMALLSDQPKSVEPTPASSATTEDPEQRMLEKRSKVIEELLQTERDYIKALEMCHDEIIDPLKEKKVQNIDFEGLFGNICDVFVLSTRLEKALKDTDSIGKVFLDFKSELEEVYKVYCQNHDDAIALLETYEKDENIQKQVLECLENLRKNYDGWGKTNYINLGSFLIKPVQRVMRYPLLLMELLNATPESHHDRKHLADAVLSVKEINVNINEFKRRKDLVVKYRKVDEDRFIDKISKLSMHSIIKKSNRVSSHIKHLTGIAPQIKDEAFDEAEKRFRLLERLIKCLIRDISLYLQHIRESASVKVLSAISFCDIYTERQQQLDPERFQRAHRCISDKQFTEFKERTEALVISPLNQLLSMFAGPHKLIQKRFDKLLDYDNCKERAERFKEKRVQEDLQRARNTYEALNAQLLDELPKFNRVAEDLFNNCLLGFSKAQRDFMFCTLEELTPLLQRLGIGGTEGNLVSLFQEEHNRVLQLLQSFSFFPENLPTPRKAYDKKTLEKTTSKKQLLNPPNCKIQTAEHRTGLLVSYGPERLFQAERNFNAAQDLDVSIQEGDIVGVIKQQDPMGSQNRWLIDNGVTKGFVYSSFLKPYNPRQSHSDVSIESQSSNESGYGGSSPVFSRQNSNSTLKFNHETSTVSFSSAHTPSHASLCLSQDSNSSQRSPLTDNSLPNYPPNNQRDTLDSTYRNSSIQKELTETVHNAANHRDYSDSLYQNTGNYRDSPDSSYRDHSDSSETDFGSSNKSSRHDASQRHTANSPQQRQNGEGSLQKRRPQYTANEDIEPDHELDGHQIYYALYSFSARCANELSIEANQRVRILEFQDMNGNQEWWLGEAKGRRGYVPSNYIRKSEYT from the exons CCCCAGTTCCCTGGGATTTTAACAGAGCTCCTCCTCGGAGAGGACAAAGTGTGGAGGAGTTGGTGAGTGACagctgggagagagagaggtacaTCCAAATGCATATGCACTttcagcaacagcagcagctaCAACAGCCAGTAATATACCCACAGGATATTGGGCCTGCACCAGGCTATTTTGAAAACAAAGCTCACCTCAAACAAGCCAGTGGTATGCACCAAACGTGCTGGGAATATGAGGACTGTGATAAGATCCCATACAGAGAAGGTCTTCCACAAAGGAGCAAGCCATTCTTCTACAACACACCTGAGGCTGTGCCACAGAAGTGGACTGGCAACCATTGCTTTTATGAGCCTGAAGAAGATGTAAACTTTACTGATCACAGAGGGAATAGAGACCATGTCCGGAgtttacaaacaaaggaaaATCCTAGCGATGTCAACCAGGACAGGCTTGGCTATTGGGATAGGGATGAGTATTATGATGAACGAGAGACTTATAGCAGACGGTCTCAAGATGCCTACTATGACCGAGACAAAAAGGATTATTATGATAAAAAGAGAGGCAATTACAGAGAAAGGGACTATTATAATCGTAGAGGCAGTGATTACTATGATCATAAAGAGCTCGATAAATATGACCGATATAATGAGAAAGTCTCTGATAATTATGACTACTATGACCGCAAGGACAGCTTGCCAAGGGATTACCCTGATACGCGGCAAAGAAACAAATGTAGGGATGTGTATAGGGATACAGAACGCTTTGGACATAAAGAAAGGGAGTTCCATGATCTCAGAGATGCGGATCGCTATGAACGTAAACAGAAGGACCAATACAATCATAAGAGAGTTGAACGAATTTACAGTATAGAAGATGAGCAAGAGCGAAAGAAATTAAATCGCTACGCATATAGAGAAAAAGACAGCAATGATCAAAGAGACAATGACCAGTATGAGCAAAGAAAAGAGGCTTGCTCAAAATATAGGGAGAAAGATATTGATGACTGTCGAAAAGTAGATTTTTACAAATGCAGGGAATATCCAGATGTTGCATATAAAGAAAAAGACCACTATGCCTGTCAGGGTGATGACCAACCTGACTTTATGGAGAAGGAAACATATAGCTCTAGGAAAGATGCCAGGTACAGACTTGATGAGAAAGCTCAGTATGATCATAGGGAAAAGGGTCACTATGAACACATGGAGCATGGAACAAGACAAGACAGTTGGAGGAAAAAGGACCACTACCACAAAGATGCTGATCGCTATTATTTTAGAGACAAGAGTAAGAGAGAAAATCGAACTGATGACTGCTATGATAAGGTAGATAACTATTTTGAGGAGAGGGAGTGGGAGTATGATCAGTATGAGCAGAAACACAGGCGCTATGGCAAAATTCCTACAGAGGGGTACAGCAGTGACTGTGATAGATGGAGACGTATTAAGGAATGGAATCGAGATGTTTACCATGCACAAACAGTTAGAGAGAAGTATGTGAGTAGCTACGAAGATCCTGTCATTTACAACCAACCCGAATATGAGGACACCAAGAGTGGGGCACGCTTTGACCCAGACTCGGGAAGACTGGGCATAGAAAAACAAGACttaaaaaagcagaaagctCATTATGTTGGTTCATTGGACAGAAACAGTTTCTACAGAAGAACAGCTCCAAGTTCACTTAGGAAATGTGAGTTTGCTACCAAGAGGAAAGAGAAGCAAG agaTGGCTCTGCTGTCAGACCAGCCTAAATCTGTAGAACCAACACCAGCCTCTTCAGCCACCACCGAGGATCCAGAGCAAAGGATGCTAGAGAAGAGGTCAAAGGTCATAGAAGAGCTTCTTCAGACCGAGAGAGATTACATCAAAGCCCTGGAAATGTGTCATGATGAAATCATCGACCCCCTAAAGGAGAAAAAG GTCCAGAATATAGACTTTGAAGGGCTCTTTGGCAACATCTGTGATGTATTTGTTCTTTCCACACGTCTTGAAAAAGCTCTTAAGGACACTGACTCAATAG GAAAAGTGTTCCTGGACTTTAAATCAGAACTGGAAGAGGTGTACAAGGTTTACTGTCAGAATCACGACGATGCTATTGCCTTGCTGGAGACCTATGAGAAAGATGAAAATATTCAGAAACAGGTGCTAGAGTGCCTGGAGAACCTCAG AAAGAATTACGATGGGTG GGGGAAGACTAATTACATAAATCTGGGTTCATTCCTGATAAAGCCTGTGCAGAGGGTCATGCGTTATCCACTGCTGCTCATGGAACTTTTGAATGCCACACCAGAGTCACACCATGACAGGAAGCATCTTGCAGATGCAGTGTTGTCTGTCAAAGAAATCAATGTCAACATCAATGAGTTCAAAAGAAGAAAGGACCTAG TGGTAAAGTACCGCAAGGTGGATGAGGACAGATTCATTGACAAGATCTCCAAACTAAGCATGCACTCCATCATCAAGAAGTCAAACAGAGTGAGCAGTCACATCAAGCACCTGACTGGAATTGCACCACAG ATCAAAGATGAAGCTTTTGATGAGGCAGAGAAGCGATTCAGACTCCTGGAGAGATTAATCAAGTGTTTAATTAGGGATATCTCTCTTTATCTGCAACACATACGG GAGTCAGCCTCTGTGAAGGTGCTGTCAGCCATCAGCTTCTGTGATATCTACACAGAACGACAACAGCAGCTGGATCCTGAGCGCTTCCAGAGAGCCCATCGCTGCATCAGTGACAAGCAGTTCACTGAATTT aagGAGAGAACAGAGGCTTTGGTCATCTCTCCCCTCAACCAGCTGCTTTCCATGTTTGCTGGTCCTCACAAGCTGATCCAGAAGCGCTTTGACAAGCTGCTTGACTACGATAACTGTAAGGAACGAGCTGAGAGGTTCAAAGAGAAGCGTGTGCAGGAAGATCTGCAAAGAGCGAGGAACACTTATGAGGCCCTGAATGCCCAGCTTCTGGATGAGCTTCCCAAATTTAATCGTGTTGCAGAGGATCTCTTTAACAACTGTCTGCTGGGCTTTTCCAAGGCACAGAGAGACTTCATGTTTTGTACACTGGAAGAGCTCACTCCACTCCTACAG CGCTTGGGTATAGGAGGCACAGAGGGGAACCTGGTGTCCCTATTTCAGGAAGAACACAACAGAGTGCTTCAGCTTTTACAGAGCTTCAGCTTTTTCCCAGAAAACCTGCCCACACCACGCAAAGCCTATGATAAGAAAACGCTGGAAAAAACAACTTCCAAGAAGCAGCTTCTAAACCCT CCAAACTGCAAAATACAGACAGCGGAGCATCGGACAGGGCTACTTGTTAGCTATGGCCCGGAGAGACTCTTCCAGGCTGAGAGGAATTTTAATGCTGCACAGGACCTGGATGTTTCCATTCAGGAGGGAGACATAGTGGGAGTCATCAAACAGCAAGACCCCATGGGCAGTCAGAATCGCTGGCTTATAGATAATGGTG TCACAAAGGGCTTTGTTTACAGTTCCTTCTTAAAGCCCTATAACCCACGACAGAGTCATTCAGATGTTTCTATTGAGAGTCAGTCTTCCAATGAATCAGGATATGGAGGCTCTTCCCCTGTTTTCTCACGGCAGAACAGCAACAGCACACTGAAATTTAACCATGAGACATCTACTGTCAGCTTCTCTTCAGCCCACACTCCAAGCCATGCATCACTATGCCTGTCTCAGGACTCTAACTCCTCCCAAAGGAGCCCCCTCACCGATAATTCATTGCCAAACTACCCTCCCAACAATCAGAGGGATACCCTTGATTCCACCTACAGGAATTCTTCTATTCAGAAAGAACTGACTGAGACTGTTCATAATGCTGCCAATCACAGGGACTATTCAGATTCTTTGTACCAAAATACTGGCAATTACAGAGATTCTCCTGACTCTAGTTACAGAGACCACTCAGACTCTTCAGAGACAGACTTTGGTTCCTCCAATAAGAGCTCTAGACATGATGCATCTCAGAGGCACACAGCAAACAGCCCACAGCAGAGACAGAACGGCGAGGGTTCACTGCAAAAAAGGAGGCCTCAGTACACTGCCAATGAGGACATAGAGCCTGACCACGAGCTGGATGGCCATCAG ATATATTATGCTCTTTACTCATTCAGTGCACGCTGTGCAAATGAGCTTAGCATAGAAGCCAATCAGAGAGTTCGAATCCTAGAGTTTCAGGACATGAATGGCAACCAGGAGTGGTGGCTGGGTGAGGCCAAAGGACGGCGGGGTTACGTGCCTTCCAACTACATCCGCAAGTCCGAGTACACCTGA